tcatgttttaattaaattcataaataatttaaacaaACTTGTTCTaacaaagaattaaaaaataattaataggaAATGAGACAACATCACACATGAATATTGATTTTTTAATAACGTAAATAAACTTATAATCATACTATCTACTAAcaaaacaaataattaatcagTTTATATAAACTCCTTCTTTCTTAAGGAAAATACACTGAGGTGTGGAACTTTGGCAAACCAACGCATACGTGCAGCGATTGTGGAGCAATTATGTGGTTTGAGGAGCGTGCCAAAAAGGATTCAAACAACAGTCTAACAAAATTTTCAATCTGTTGTAGAAAGGGAAAAATTAAGTTACCTCTTTTACAAAACCCTCCAATATATCTACAACAACTCCTCCAAAGTGAAGGTCCACAACTCAAAAAGCTTAAAGAACAATCTAGGATGTTAAACTCCATATTTGCATTAACGTCAATGGGAGGAAAGGTATAGAATCAATCAAGGAAATTCACCATATGTGTTTAGATTGAATGGCCAAAATCACCACAAGATAGGATCATTACTACCACAAATCGGTGAACGACGAAGATTCACACAATTATACATTTATGATACGGAAAATGAAATTTCAAACAGAATTAACAGTTTGGGCAACAATGGACAACACTCAAATTTAAATCCAGATATTGTTGACGGTCTGTCAAAGATGTTTGACGAACACAATGAATTAACTAAGGCTTTCTGAATGGCAAGAGAGAGGTTTGAAGCAAATGATCTTCAACCAGTCCGCCTTAGATTGATTGGCACCAGACAAAAAGATGGTAGACAATATAACCTACCAACATCATCAGAAGTTGCTGCCCTAATTATTGGTAATGGTGACAATGAAAAAGGCCACCGTGATGTAATTGTGGAACACCGATCAGAAGGCCTAAAAAGAATATCAGAGTTGCACCCTAGCTTTATGGCCATGCAATACCCAATATTATTTCCATACGGTGAAGATGGATTCCGAACAAATATTCCTCATGCCGATCAAGAAACAACAACAAGGGCTAGGAAAATGGTAACGATTAGAGAATACTATGCATTTCGTTTCCAATAAAGACGTCGTGAGTCTATATCAAGATTTAAACTTGGAAGATTAAATCAACAATATTAAGTTGATGCATTTACATGCTTACAAGAGTCACGATTAGAATGGGTTAGGggaaaccaaaaatcaataagaAAGGAAATGTTGCGAGGACTTGCAGATGTAGTTTCGCGTGGTGACACAACCCCTTCATCTATAGGACAACGCATAGTGTTACCTTCATCTTTCACAGGAAGTCCAAGATATATGTTGCAAAACTATCATGATGCACTAGCAATTTGTAAATGGGCTGGCCCGCCGGATATATTTGTCACGttcacttgcaacccaaattgGCAAGAGATCATTAAATTTTTGACAATAATTTCTGGTCAAAGGCCAGAAGATCGGCCTGATATTATAGCTCGAGTGTTTAAAATAAAACTTGAAGAGCTAATGGAAGACCTAAAAGATAGAGTCCATTTTGGAGAAGCCAAAGCaggtaaaagataataaaataCATTAACAATAACATTAATTCTATATTTACTTTAATAATCTATTAAATGCTATCTTACTTTTTACAGCAATATACACAATAGAGTTTCAAAAAAGAGGATTACCCCATGCACACATTTTATTGTTCTTGAATGAAGAAGATAAACCAAGGACATCCGAAGACATTGATAGAATAATCAGTGCAGAACTGCCAGATCCTGAAAAAAACCCAGATGCATTTAAAGCCGTGGTTCAACACATGATTCATGGTCCTTGTAGGGTGATAAACCAACGATCTTCATGCATGCAAGAAGGAAAGTGTACAAAGTACTACCCTGAAGAGTTCACAAATAAAACAAGTATTGGTGAAGATGGTTACCCAGTCTATAGAAGAATAGATAATGGGAGAACTGCTGTCaagaatggaaatggaaatgtcATTGACAACTCTAACATTGTACCATACAATATTGATTTGCTCATGAAATATGATGCTCATATGAATGTGGAGTTATGCAACAAATATAACACTACAAAGTATCTCTTCAAGTACATGAACAAAGGTCCTGACGTGGTAGTTGCATCAGTTAAGCAAACAAACGTTGATGGGGTTCCGGTTCCTGAAAATGAAATAACTGTTGGTGAGATACAATCTTACCTCAAATGTAGATATGTATCGGCAGCtgaagcatgttggagaatatTTGGATTTGAAATCCAATATAAATATCCCCCCATAGAAAGGTTGAGTTATCATTTGGAAAATGAACAACCAATTGTGTTTGAAGATCATGAACATTTAGATGGTGTGTTGGAACGAGTAGGAGAAGCAAGAACTCCATTTACACAGTGGAtggaaattaataaaattagtgCTAAAGCACGTGAGCTTACTTACGATGAATTCCCAACAGAATGGGTTTGGTTACGTGACGAAAAAAGGTGGAAGCCACGGACATTAGGAACCAAAATTGGAAGGATCTATTATGCGCACCCGACCTCTAGGGAACAATACTACTTGAGAATGCTTCTCAACAAAGTAAGGATCCACCAGCTTTGCAAAAATTAGAACTGTGAACAATGTGGTATATTCCACATTCAAAGAAGCTTGCAATGCTTCGGGACTGTTAGAAGGAGATAATGAATGGCATGAAGCACTAATTGAAGTTGCAACTTGGGCAAATGCGATACAAATGAGGAATCTATTTGTCACACTATTGTTATTTTGTGAAGTCTCAAATCCAAAAGAGTTATGGGAAAGACATTGGAAAGAATTATCCGAAGACATTGTATTTaggcaacaacaacaaaggtgTACCACCCACAATTTGACCCTATCAGACAACCAAATCCAAACCTACACTTTGTGTGAGATAGAACAAGTCTTGAATAGAAGTCATCACTCCCTACGGGAATTCCCAACTATACCATTTCCGGATATGTCACTTCTACTAGATGAGACAAATAGGCTTATTATAGAAGAACAATTGTATGACACAGAGTATTTAGCAACAGAAGCTTCACAACTTGAAAGTGGTCTAAATCAGGAACAAAAAGAAGTATATGAGGCAATAGAAAAGCTGTTTACCAAAGAAATGGCGGATTATTCTTTGTCTATGGAAGTGGAGGAACTGGGAAAACATATTTGTGGCGTACACTAATTTCCAAATTGAGGTCACAAAACCATGTAGTCATAGCTGTAGCATCATCAGGAATAGCAGCTCTCTTGCTACCCTCCGGAAAAACAGCCCACTCAGGTTTCAGCATCCCGATAAACATACATGAGAAATCATGCTGCAGAATCAGCCAGGGATGTAGCCTAGCATTCTTGATACAGAATACTAAACTAATTATATGGGATGAAGCTCCTATGGTACATAGACACGCATTTGAGGCACTTGATCGCACATTTCGAGACATAATGCAAGGCATTAATCCTGCTGCCAAGGATCAGGTTTTTGGAGGGAAAACAGTAGTATTGGGTGGTGATTTCAGACAAATATTACCTGTTATCCCTAGAAAAGGAAGAGCTGAGATTGTTGATGGATCAATTAGCAAATCCAACACCTTATGGCCTCACTGTAAAGTATTCAAGCTGACCATGAACATGAGATTACAAGGCACTGCAGACCAGATTGGAAAACAAGAATTAGCTCAGTTTAGTCAATGGTTTTGGATGTTGGGGATGGAAAAATACATGCCATAGTAATGGAAGGGGAAGAAGAACAAAACTGGATAGAAATCCCAGATGATATCTTATTGAAAGACAATGGTGATAAAAAGAAGGCCATAATCCAAGAAATATATCCAGACCTCTTAAATAAGTATAGAGACCTAAATTACCTAACTGAAAGAGCAATACTTACCCCCAAAAATGAAGGAGTAGATGAAATCAATAATTATATACTGGGAATGATTCCCGGAGATGAACATATTTACAAAAGTGCTGATAGAATTTGCCCATTCACAAACACAAGTACAAATGATGAAGTTCTTTATCCAACAGAATTCCTCAATACTTTGCAATTCCCAGGAATACCAAATCAAGAAATACGATTGAAGGTGGGTTGTCCTATTATTCTGACACGTAACATTAGTCAAAGTGAAGGACTATGTAATGGAACAAGGCTGATTGTGAGCAGGTTAGACACAAGAGTGATTCAAGGTAAGGTAGTAACAGGTACAAATGTAGGTAAACAGGTGGCCATTCCCAGGGTTGAAGTGTCACCAACTGATAGTACGCTGCCTTTCACTTTAAAACGCAGACAATTCCCGGTCAAAGTGTGTTTTGCAATGACAATAAACAAAAGTCAAGGCCAGACATTTAAATGTGTTGGAGTTTACTTGCCAGAGCCTGTTTTTAGCCATGGCCAACTATATGTTGCAGTTTCAAGAGTCACAAGTCGAGGTGATCTCAAAATTTGTATAGGCAGAGATGGGAATACGGAACAAGAAAgcaaaatcacaaaaaatgtaGTATATAGGGAAATATTTGAAACTTTGTAATatcaaaaaacataaaaatattataaaatactaacaaaaaacacaaaaaaataacTCCAGGTTTGTGATTGTTTctgttaattatattttattatttccttTAATGAAAGCATGTGTTTTtcaattaaatgtatttttccATTACTATATGAATCTATTGACATATGTTAATAATGCAGGGGTACACAAGATGGAACCTACAAAATACTATGTTTCTGATCTGGATGCATCAAGGAAAAAATGGAAGATAACAGCTCGACTTACTCGCCTATGGGAAGTACGATACGATGCTAAGAATGTTGAACCAGATACTCTCGATATGATACTCCTTGATGAGCAGGTAAGTAGACTTTATCTTTAAAAAACTATCATTTTTCCAAAACTAAATTTGGTTCAAAAAAATACACACCTCTGTAAATATAacacttgataggttcaaaacTAACACTAACAGGTAATGCAAACTAAATGGTTGTGACATAATAGAAAGAATAACTAATTGTAATTAGAAAGTGTAAACAGTTTTAAACTGAAAATCCATATCCATAATTAATATTGCAAACGAAGGTTGATCAAAATGTCAGAAATGATAAAAACAGGTAGTGAAAAAAAAATAGGAACACAAACTTCCATAGCCGCTTAATGAACTAAAATTCCAACAGAATAACATCAAGTTATTCAAATTCCATGGACACAAGAATTTTGGCATGAACAAATAGTACATTCAGAAAGAACAAAGGGGTGTTCTTTGTTGTTGCCCTTTTCGATTGTTGTTTTTGTCCAATATTTTCTTTGTTATAGTTTATGTGAGATGCATAGCAATTAGTGGTAATTCAGTTCAGATAAAAGCAAACTTTGGGTCATATTTGATGAAGTGAAGTCACTTTTCTTCTTATTTACATCTATGATCATCATAAATGAATTTCCGGTCTTATTGTTCTATATGAACTAGGTGCAGAAACATAATAATTTAATCACTGATTGGGGCTTCCTATCCTCCTGGATCAATAGAGTAGGAGTAATTCATCGCTTATGACTTTCCAATAATTATTGTTCCCATTTATTGAAAGATCCATAATTACAGACATTGCTCTGTAGTCAAATATGAGTTTTATCAGCATGTGGCTCATGTTAATTGTTTCATTTACAGgaaatttgttttttctttgatcTGGACTTTTCTTCTGCCATTTTGATACACCATTTGAGGTTCATGGGTTTGACTTACTTGATTAAATCTCAGCATTTAAAAGAATATGTTAGCAGTAGTGGAGAAAAAGCCAAGAAACAAAACAGTAATGTGCCTGCCTATTGGTCAGAAACTTAGCAGGGATAATTTTAGTCTGTGAAGCTGGCTTTTTTATTGTAAAATATACGGCCCACTTAACCTTTTAAACTGGATGAACACACCCAAATCACTGCATAGTTGATCTAAATTACTTAAAATATGAAAACCTTGATTTCTAAGCCTGATACATTGAAAATCATTATAAGGACTACTCAACTCACTCTATCTTATATTTGAGTTCAAAATAAATTAGCAAATGACATGTTTTTGGGGAATTGTTCTTTTAAATTAACTTCCTTTCTCAATTTGTAGGACAACCATATCCAAGCAGCTGTGCCTAAAAATCTAATTACTCATTTCAAGGACAGGCTACATGAAGGGAGAATTTTtactttcaaacatttcaatgTTACAAAAACTAAGCGCAAATTAAAGCCTGTTTCAAATGAATACATGATATGGTTCACTTCATTCACTTATATAACACCGGAAGAGGAGAACATTGCTCAAATCGcaatacacaagtttcaaattAAACCTTTGGAGCACTTGCAAGAGCGAAGCGGTAGAAATGACATACTTACAGgtgattttagaaaataggaaaTCTGATTAAATGAAATATATCATATAATTGACTAACTCTAAACATGTGCAGATGTTATTGGACTTCTGACCGGTGTAGAGAATACGGTGACGGATGGAGAAGGAAATGTACGAAAGAAATTGTACATTCAAGATCAAAGGTCAGAATATAAAATATAACGTGTAAAATAATAGTTCTTTCAATTATCACATTAACATTTACATTAATACCTATTCATATAG
This sequence is a window from Spinacia oleracea cultivar Varoflay chromosome 1, BTI_SOV_V1, whole genome shotgun sequence. Protein-coding genes within it:
- the LOC110793503 gene encoding uncharacterized protein isoform X2, translated to MEPTKYYVSDLDASRKKWKITARLTRLWEVRYDAKNVEPDTLDMILLDEQDNHIQAAVPKNLITHFKDRLHEGRIFTFKHFNVTKTKRKLKPVSNEYMIWFTSFTYITPEEENIAQIAIHKFQIKPLEHLQERSGRNDILTDVIGLLTGVENTVTDGEGNVRKKLYIQDQRKQQVTVTLWNEVANSFIQENMLLTGIEANILVITGTRVTQYLGNYQLGSSSGTKIYRNLNIAEVEEFKKAVGEFIPEVTQF
- the LOC110793503 gene encoding uncharacterized protein isoform X1, with the translated sequence MLRGLADVVSRGDTTPSSIGQRIVLPSSFTGSPRYMLQNYHDALAICKWAGPPDIFVTFTCNPNWQEIIKFLTIISGQRPEDRPDIIARVFKIKLEELMEDLKDRVHFGEAKAAIYTIEFQKRGLPHAHILLFLNEEDKPRTSEDIDRIISAELPDPEKNPDAFKAVVQHMIHGPCRVINQRSSCMQEGKCTKYYPEEFTNKTSIGEDGYPVYRRIDNGRTAVKNGNGNVIDNSNIVPYNIDLLMKYDAHMNVELCNKYNTTKYLFKYMNKGPDVVVASVKQTNVDGVPVPENEITVGEIQSYLKCRYVSAAEACWRIFGFEIQYKYPPIERLSYHLENEQPIVFEDHEHLDGVLERVGEARTPFTQWMEINKISAKARELTYDEFPTEWVWLRDEKRWKPRTLGTKIGRIYYAHPTSREQYYLRMLLNKVRIHQLCKN